From one Drosophila subpulchrella strain 33 F10 #4 breed RU33 chromosome 3L, RU_Dsub_v1.1 Primary Assembly, whole genome shotgun sequence genomic stretch:
- the LOC119553448 gene encoding protein late bloomer isoform X1 has protein sequence MFTEENVTMPNNQVDQRGNRSVFLWELRISGVMIFPWWLTSIALNFVNIYNYYFKLKKFKKCWNCLYNIYMNIGIATSVFTTPILCLALPFVCLQKPRVIRIYVPCLGLATLMEFMMAVVFTYEYPGISDVLRVWNNQRSMEFFEVNYKCCGVLGPDDYVAASMALPKTCYKNRSGLPKDIYTTGCSTQFFISEKIPYSEIASGIVRLVLILALILYYIILKWRSVPR, from the exons ATGTTCACAGAAGAGAACGTTACTATGCCAAATAACCAAGTGGATCAGAGGGGAAATCGAAGTGTATTCTTATGGGAGCTAAGGATCAGTGGCGTCATGATCTTCCCATGGTGGCTAACCTCTATA GCTCTAAACTTTGTAAACATTTATAATTactattttaaattgaaaaaattcAAGAAATGTTGGAATTGTTTATACAATATCTATATGAACATCGGGATCGCCACTTCGGTTTTTACTACGCCAATTCTCTGTTTGGCCCTGCCCTTTGTGTGTTTACAGAAACCTCGAGTAATTCGCATT TACGTTCCCTGTCTTGGCTTAGCCACTCTGATGGAGTTCATGATGGCTGTGGTGTTTACCTACGAATACCCAGGCATCAGTGATGTACTGCGAGTGTGGAATAATCAAAGGAGTATGGAATTCTTCGAAGTAAAT TATAAATGTTGTGGAGTCTTGGGACCCGATGACTATGTCGCGGCTTCAATGGCTCTTCCAAAGACCTGCTACAAGAATCGCAGTGGTCTACCCAAGGATATTTACACCACTGGTTGCTCaacacaattttttatttcggAAAAAATCCCCTACAGCGAGATTGCCTCCGGAATAGTTAGG TTGGTTTTGATCCTGGCTTTGATTCTATACTACATTATTCTGAAATGGAGGTCTGTCCCACGATGA
- the LOC119553447 gene encoding uncharacterized protein LOC119553447 isoform X3, which translates to MHGGMSGNASSSETSLNMRAWKLRVCKYVIYFLWVINFILNFADIYTYYLRLKEQMDCWKCLFRSYMTVALTVSVLKIPLLVVALPLVYLHLSSEIRIYATVLFLATWLQMMLTFLLAQEYQAISDVIRIWADHKSLEFFEVNSKCCGVLGPDDYMLSEKLIPASCFKDRSFRHEDLYHAGCSTRSVKPPTVPILQVTSVIVQSFRL; encoded by the exons ATGCATGGCGGAATGTCGGGGAACGCCAGCTCTTCGGAGACGTCCTTGAATATGAGGGCGTGGAAGCTAAGGGTCTGCAAGTACgtgatatactttttatgggTGATAAACTTC ATCTTAAATTTTGCTGACATATACACATATTATCTCAGGCTCAAGGAGCAAATGGATTGCTGGAAGTGTTTGTTCAGGTCCTATATGACGGTCGCGCTTACCGTATCTGTTCTGAAGATTCCGCTGCTAGTCGTGGCCCTTCCCTTAGTATATCTCCATTTGTCCAGCGAAATTCGCATA TATGCCACAGTTCTCTTCTTAGCCACTTGGCTGCAAATGATGTTGACTTTTTTGCTAGCACAGGAGTATCAGGCTATATCCGATGTAATTCGAATATGGGCGGATCATAAAAGTTTGGAGTTCTTTGAAGTCAAT TCTAAGTGTTGCGGCGTGCTGGGTCCCGACGATTACATGTTGAGCGAGAAGCTGATACCCGCATCCTGCTTCAAGGATCGCAGTTTTAGGCATGAGGATTTATACCACGCTGGTTGCTCTACCCGCTCCGTTAAGCCGCCGACAGTGCCCATTCTTCAGGTGACCTCCGTGATAGTCCAG TCATTTCGATTGTGA
- the LOC119554396 gene encoding uncharacterized protein LOC119554396 isoform X3, whose product MCVCPPIALKIALLLSIAANIALTSMEMYNNSDSKQVILTVNLVACFIALLFLALGVYGAIMNHIVIIRMLLFVLVVFCLFKIIMWIVCANLSPALSDAVIHIWFMVNTAASIVCAAFVFMFWMRLHELTREFQMGY is encoded by the exons ATGTGCGTTTGCCCACCGATTGCATTAAAGATCGCACTGCTGTTATCAATCGCCGCAAACATA GCCCTAACTAGCATGGAAATGTATAATAATAGCGATTCCAAGCAGGTTATACTAACCGTAAACTTGGTGGCCTGCTTCATTGCGCTTCTTTTCTTGGCCCTGGGAGTTTATGGAGCGATAATGAATCATATCGTAATTATTAGGATG CTGCTGTTCGTTTTGGTAGTGTTCTGTTTGTTTAAGATAATTATGTGGATAGTCTGTGCGAATCTGTCGCCAGCTCTGTCCGATGCCGTCATTCATATTTGGTTCATGGTCAACACGGCGGCTTCG ATAGTCTGCGCGGCTTTTGTTTTCATGTTCTGGATGCGTCTGCATGAGCTTACACGAGAATTTCAAATGGGCTATTAG
- the LOC119553448 gene encoding uncharacterized protein LOC119553448 isoform X4, which yields MCFCPTLALKIGLLILIPITAGCNAAQIAKDVTLLNVLKGASHTILIVSLSMSAIILVTLIVLLYATICTKLRILYGVLIIFAVNCAVKLILIFVSISIEINPKQTAAHIWLTVCWFVSNSFSAWPPLFCTVFDYMSWPKKLTWPPKLIAVSMCVLN from the exons ATGTGTTTTTGTCCCACGCTTGCTCTTAAAATCGGTCTTCTCATTCTAATACCTATTACCGCA GGATGTAATGCCGCTCAAATAGCAAAAGACGTTACTTTATTGAACGTATTGAAGGGTGCCAGTCATACCATTCTTATCGTTAGCCTGTCTATGTCCGCGATCATACTGGTAACTCTTATTGTATTGCTGTATGCGACGATCTGTACTAAGCTTCGGATACTATACGGG GTGCTTATAATTTTTGCAGTGAACTGCGCAGTAAAGCTGATCCTTATTTTCGTGTCtatttcaattgaaataaatCCAAAACAGACGGCCGCCCATATTTGGCTCACAGTGTGCTGGTTTGTTTCG AACAGTTTTTCTGCCTGGCCTCCATTGTTTTGTACTGTATTCGATTACATGAGCTGGCCGAAGAAGCTAACTTGGCCACCTAAATTG ATCGCAGTGTCAATGTGCGTCTTGAATTGA
- the LOC119554396 gene encoding uncharacterized protein LOC119554396 isoform X2: MCVCPPIALKIALLLSIAANIVILTVNLVACFIALLFLALGVYGAIMNHIVIIRMLLFVLVVFCLFKIIMWIVCANLSPALSDAVIHIWFMVNTAASSARLLFSCSGCVCMSLHENFKWAISLRKNKNFLNLILSISL, from the exons ATGTGCGTTTGCCCACCGATTGCATTAAAGATCGCACTGCTGTTATCAATCGCCGCAAACATA GTTATACTAACCGTAAACTTGGTGGCCTGCTTCATTGCGCTTCTTTTCTTGGCCCTGGGAGTTTATGGAGCGATAATGAATCATATCGTAATTATTAGGATG CTGCTGTTCGTTTTGGTAGTGTTCTGTTTGTTTAAGATAATTATGTGGATAGTCTGTGCGAATCTGTCGCCAGCTCTGTCCGATGCCGTCATTCATATTTGGTTCATGGTCAACACGGCGGCTTCG TCTGCGCGGCTTTTGTTTTCATGTTCTGGATGCGTCTGCATGAGCTTACACGAGAATTTCAAATGGGCTATTAGTCTGaggaagaataaaaattttttaaatctaatCTTAAGTATATCGCTTTGA
- the LOC119553447 gene encoding uncharacterized protein LOC119553447 isoform X5: MHGGMSGNASSSETSLNMRAWKLRVCKYVIYFLWVINFILNFADIYTYYLRLKEQMDCWKCLFRSYMTVALTVSVLKIPLLVVALPLVYLHLSSEIRIYATVLFLATWLQMMLTFLLAQEYQAISDVIRIWADHKSLEFFEVNTEYYSWILKQIIFYNLV, translated from the exons ATGCATGGCGGAATGTCGGGGAACGCCAGCTCTTCGGAGACGTCCTTGAATATGAGGGCGTGGAAGCTAAGGGTCTGCAAGTACgtgatatactttttatgggTGATAAACTTC ATCTTAAATTTTGCTGACATATACACATATTATCTCAGGCTCAAGGAGCAAATGGATTGCTGGAAGTGTTTGTTCAGGTCCTATATGACGGTCGCGCTTACCGTATCTGTTCTGAAGATTCCGCTGCTAGTCGTGGCCCTTCCCTTAGTATATCTCCATTTGTCCAGCGAAATTCGCATA TATGCCACAGTTCTCTTCTTAGCCACTTGGCTGCAAATGATGTTGACTTTTTTGCTAGCACAGGAGTATCAGGCTATATCCGATGTAATTCGAATATGGGCGGATCATAAAAGTTTGGAGTTCTTTGAAGTCAAT ACAGAATATTATTCCTGGATATTAAAGCAGATTATTTTTTACAACTTGGTCTAG
- the LOC119553447 gene encoding uncharacterized protein LOC119553447 isoform X6, whose protein sequence is MHGGMSGNASSSETSLNMRAWKLRVCKYVIYFLWVINFILNFADIYTYYLRLKEQMDCWKCLFRSYMTVALTVSVLKIPLLVVALPLVYLHLSSEIRIYATVLFLATWLQMMLTFLLAQEYQAISDVIRIWADHKSLEFFEVNNIIPGY, encoded by the exons ATGCATGGCGGAATGTCGGGGAACGCCAGCTCTTCGGAGACGTCCTTGAATATGAGGGCGTGGAAGCTAAGGGTCTGCAAGTACgtgatatactttttatgggTGATAAACTTC ATCTTAAATTTTGCTGACATATACACATATTATCTCAGGCTCAAGGAGCAAATGGATTGCTGGAAGTGTTTGTTCAGGTCCTATATGACGGTCGCGCTTACCGTATCTGTTCTGAAGATTCCGCTGCTAGTCGTGGCCCTTCCCTTAGTATATCTCCATTTGTCCAGCGAAATTCGCATA TATGCCACAGTTCTCTTCTTAGCCACTTGGCTGCAAATGATGTTGACTTTTTTGCTAGCACAGGAGTATCAGGCTATATCCGATGTAATTCGAATATGGGCGGATCATAAAAGTTTGGAGTTCTTTGAAGTCAAT AATATTATTCCTGGATATTAA
- the LOC119553447 gene encoding uncharacterized protein LOC119553447 isoform X4, translating into MHGGMSGNASSSETSLNMRAWKLRVCKYVIYFLWVINFILNFADIYTYYLRLKEQMDCWKCLFRSYMTVALTVSVLKIPLLVVALPLVYLHLSSEIRIYATVLFLATWLQMMLTFLLAQEYQAISDVIRIWADHKSLEFFEVNLYFPDRILFLDIKADYFLQLGLV; encoded by the exons ATGCATGGCGGAATGTCGGGGAACGCCAGCTCTTCGGAGACGTCCTTGAATATGAGGGCGTGGAAGCTAAGGGTCTGCAAGTACgtgatatactttttatgggTGATAAACTTC ATCTTAAATTTTGCTGACATATACACATATTATCTCAGGCTCAAGGAGCAAATGGATTGCTGGAAGTGTTTGTTCAGGTCCTATATGACGGTCGCGCTTACCGTATCTGTTCTGAAGATTCCGCTGCTAGTCGTGGCCCTTCCCTTAGTATATCTCCATTTGTCCAGCGAAATTCGCATA TATGCCACAGTTCTCTTCTTAGCCACTTGGCTGCAAATGATGTTGACTTTTTTGCTAGCACAGGAGTATCAGGCTATATCCGATGTAATTCGAATATGGGCGGATCATAAAAGTTTGGAGTTCTTTGAAGTCAAT ctttaTTTTCCAGACAGAATATTATTCCTGGATATTAAAGCAGATTATTTTTTACAACTTGGTCTAGTCTAA
- the LOC119553447 gene encoding protein late bloomer-like isoform X1, which yields MHGGMSGNASSSETSLNMRAWKLRVCKYVIYFLWVINFILNFADIYTYYLRLKEQMDCWKCLFRSYMTVALTVSVLKIPLLVVALPLVYLHLSSEIRIYATVLFLATWLQMMLTFLLAQEYQAISDVIRIWADHKSLEFFEVNSKCCGVLGPDDYMLSEKLIPASCFKDRSFRHEDLYHAGCSTRSVKPPTVPILQVTSVIVQYILVISIVIYLVIMIRSRAHRRTLWSVRRTELFGSVESAELRASPQGSKINVLEGYFSAPPSK from the exons ATGCATGGCGGAATGTCGGGGAACGCCAGCTCTTCGGAGACGTCCTTGAATATGAGGGCGTGGAAGCTAAGGGTCTGCAAGTACgtgatatactttttatgggTGATAAACTTC ATCTTAAATTTTGCTGACATATACACATATTATCTCAGGCTCAAGGAGCAAATGGATTGCTGGAAGTGTTTGTTCAGGTCCTATATGACGGTCGCGCTTACCGTATCTGTTCTGAAGATTCCGCTGCTAGTCGTGGCCCTTCCCTTAGTATATCTCCATTTGTCCAGCGAAATTCGCATA TATGCCACAGTTCTCTTCTTAGCCACTTGGCTGCAAATGATGTTGACTTTTTTGCTAGCACAGGAGTATCAGGCTATATCCGATGTAATTCGAATATGGGCGGATCATAAAAGTTTGGAGTTCTTTGAAGTCAAT TCTAAGTGTTGCGGCGTGCTGGGTCCCGACGATTACATGTTGAGCGAGAAGCTGATACCCGCATCCTGCTTCAAGGATCGCAGTTTTAGGCATGAGGATTTATACCACGCTGGTTGCTCTACCCGCTCCGTTAAGCCGCCGACAGTGCCCATTCTTCAGGTGACCTCCGTGATAGTCCAG TACATTTTAGTCATTTCGATTGTGATTTACCTGGTTATCATGATTCGGAGCAGGGCCCATCGACGCACTTTGTGGTCCGTGCGTCGCACCGAATTATTCGGTTCTGTTGAGTCTGCGGAACTGCGAGCTAGTCCTCAAGGCTCGAAAATCAACGTTCTTGAGGGTTATTTCTCAGCTCCGCCCAGCAAATAG
- the LOC119553447 gene encoding protein late bloomer-like isoform X2, giving the protein MDCWKCLFRSYMTVALTVSVLKIPLLVVALPLVYLHLSSEIRIYATVLFLATWLQMMLTFLLAQEYQAISDVIRIWADHKSLEFFEVNSKCCGVLGPDDYMLSEKLIPASCFKDRSFRHEDLYHAGCSTRSVKPPTVPILQVTSVIVQYILVISIVIYLVIMIRSRAHRRTLWSVRRTELFGSVESAELRASPQGSKINVLEGYFSAPPSK; this is encoded by the exons ATGGATTGCTGGAAGTGTTTGTTCAGGTCCTATATGACGGTCGCGCTTACCGTATCTGTTCTGAAGATTCCGCTGCTAGTCGTGGCCCTTCCCTTAGTATATCTCCATTTGTCCAGCGAAATTCGCATA TATGCCACAGTTCTCTTCTTAGCCACTTGGCTGCAAATGATGTTGACTTTTTTGCTAGCACAGGAGTATCAGGCTATATCCGATGTAATTCGAATATGGGCGGATCATAAAAGTTTGGAGTTCTTTGAAGTCAAT TCTAAGTGTTGCGGCGTGCTGGGTCCCGACGATTACATGTTGAGCGAGAAGCTGATACCCGCATCCTGCTTCAAGGATCGCAGTTTTAGGCATGAGGATTTATACCACGCTGGTTGCTCTACCCGCTCCGTTAAGCCGCCGACAGTGCCCATTCTTCAGGTGACCTCCGTGATAGTCCAG TACATTTTAGTCATTTCGATTGTGATTTACCTGGTTATCATGATTCGGAGCAGGGCCCATCGACGCACTTTGTGGTCCGTGCGTCGCACCGAATTATTCGGTTCTGTTGAGTCTGCGGAACTGCGAGCTAGTCCTCAAGGCTCGAAAATCAACGTTCTTGAGGGTTATTTCTCAGCTCCGCCCAGCAAATAG
- the LOC119554751 gene encoding cuticle protein 76, whose amino-acid sequence MAFKYVLLSFCALVGVASAGFLAPATTYAAAYPVVAKVAQPHYDAVGTTQQNVVRSFGGTVSTYSKNVVTPYSSVSKVDSRTTNNVYTPKTLYSAPAPVVTKSYYAAAPAPVVAKTVYSAPAPVYAAPAPVLAKTVYSAPVAKAVYAAPAPVYAAHAPVVAKTVYSAPAPVLAKTVYSAPAPVYSAPAPVYSAAPAAFVKYSPAAVVAHASFDGFGSHWGY is encoded by the coding sequence ATGGCTTTCAAGTACGTCCTGTTGTCCTTCTGCGCTctggtgggcgtggccagtGCTGGTTTCCTGGCTCCGGCCACCACCTATGCCGCTGCCTATCCCGTGGTGGCCAAGGTGGCTCAGCCCCACTACGATGCCGTGGGCACCACCCAGCAGAATGTGGTGCGCTCCTTCGGAGGCACTGTGTCCACCTACTCCAAGAATGTGGTCACCCCCTACTCGAGTGTCAGCAAGGTGGACTCCCGCACCACGAACAACGTCTACACCCCGAAGACCCTCTACTCCGCTCCTGCTCCCGTGGTCACCAAGTCCTACTACGCCGCTGCTCCTGCTCCAGTGGTGGCCAAGACCGTCTACTCTGCTCCTGCTCCGGTTTATGCTGCTCCAGCTCCCGTCCTGGCCAAGACTGTCTACTCTGCTCCCGTGGCCAAGGCTGTTTATGCTGCCCCAGCTCCAGTTTATGCCGCTCATGCTCCAGTTGTGGCCAAGACTGTCTACTCTGCTCCAGCTCCCGTTCTTGCCAAGACCGTCTACTCCGCTCCAGCTCCAGTTTACTCTGCTCCAGCTCCAGTTTACTCCGCTGCTCCCGCCGCCTTCGTGAAATACTCGCCCGCCGCTGTGGTTGCCCATGCCAGCTTCGATGGATTCGGCTCCCACTGGGGATACTAG
- the LOC119554396 gene encoding uncharacterized protein LOC119554396 isoform X4 → MCVCPPIALKIALLLSIAANIALTSMEMYNNSDSKQVILTVNLVACFIALLFLALGVYGAIMNHIVIIRMLLFVLVVFCLFKIIMWIVCANLSPALSDAVIHIWFMVNTAASVLENSLRGFCFHVLDASA, encoded by the exons ATGTGCGTTTGCCCACCGATTGCATTAAAGATCGCACTGCTGTTATCAATCGCCGCAAACATA GCCCTAACTAGCATGGAAATGTATAATAATAGCGATTCCAAGCAGGTTATACTAACCGTAAACTTGGTGGCCTGCTTCATTGCGCTTCTTTTCTTGGCCCTGGGAGTTTATGGAGCGATAATGAATCATATCGTAATTATTAGGATG CTGCTGTTCGTTTTGGTAGTGTTCTGTTTGTTTAAGATAATTATGTGGATAGTCTGTGCGAATCTGTCGCCAGCTCTGTCCGATGCCGTCATTCATATTTGGTTCATGGTCAACACGGCGGCTTCGGTATTAGAAA ATAGTCTGCGCGGCTTTTGTTTTCATGTTCTGGATGCGTCTGCATGA
- the LOC119554018 gene encoding cuticle protein LPCP-23, whose translation MAFRYLISLCALVAYANAGLLASHVAIANPSVDAVASTQQNVVRSFGGTVSSYSKAVDTPYSSVRKSDTRIQNNVYTPAIAKTTYAAAPLYTQATPIVAKTLVHAPAPVVEKTIYASAPAPVLAKTVYSAPAQVYAAHAPVLAKTVYSAPVAKAVYSAPAPVYAAHAPVYAAPAPVLAKTVYSAPVAKAVYAAPAPVYAAPAPVLAKTVSYAAPLATTNVNHGPSATTYTHNAPALGVSSYGSSQTVHYSPAESVSHMSFDGFGTHWGF comes from the coding sequence ATGGCTTTCCGCTACCTCATCTCTCTGTGCGCTCTGGTGGCCTATGCCAATGCCGGTCTCTTGGCCAGCCATGTGGCCATTGCCAATCCCTCGGTGGATGCCGTTGCCTCCACTCAGCAGAATGTGGTGCGCTCCTTCGGAGGCACTGTTTCCAGCTACTCGAAGGCGGTGGACACCCCGTACTCCAGTGTGAGGAAGAGCGATACCAGGATCCAGAACAATGTCTACACTCCGGCCATTGCCAAGACCACTTATGCTGCTGCTCCGCTGTACACCCAGGCCACTCCCATTGTGGCCAAGACTCTGGTCCATGCTCCTGCTCCCGTCGTCGAGAAGACCATTTATGCTTCAGCTCCAGCTCCAGTTCTGGCCAAGACCGTGTACTCCGCTCCTGCTCAGGTTTATGCTGCTCATGCTCCAGTTCTGGCCAAGACTGTGTACTCCGCTCCCGTGGCCAAGGCCGTTTACTCTGCTCCTGCTCCAGTTTATGCTGCTCATGCTCCAGTTtatgctgctcctgctcctgtcCTGGCCAAGACTGTCTACTCTGCTCCTGTGGCCAAGGCTGTTTATGCTGCCCCCGCTCCAGTTTATGCTGCTCCCGCTCCCGTTCTGGCCAAGACCGTGTCCTATGCCGCACCACTGGCCACCACCAACGTGAACCACGGACCCTCCGCCACCACCTACACCCACAATGCCCCCGCTCTGGGCGTCTCCAGCTATGGCAGCTCCCAGACGGTCCACTACTCCCCCGCCGAGAGTGTGTCGCACATGAGCTTCGATGGATTCGGaacccactggggtttctaa
- the LOC119553448 gene encoding uncharacterized protein LOC119553448 isoform X6, protein MCICSTTGLKITLLILIHVAAGFNAAQLAKDITMLDKLVGHHHIVLIISITLCVIILIVLIAAVYAAIRHHILILNISLVSLILKCLAKAIILVVCVVTENDLQRTAAHYWFILCWIFTNRWHVWSGIFVSLYG, encoded by the exons ATGTGCATTTGTTCCACGACTGGGCTAAAAATAACGCTTTTAATTCTAATACATGTAGCCGCA GGATTTAATGCCGCACAATTGGCAAAGGACATTACCATGCTGGATAAACTAGTGGGTCACCATCATATTGTTCTTATCATAAGTATAACCTTATGCGTCATCATACTGATTGTTCTTATAGCTGCAGTATATGCAGCGATTCGGCATCACATCTTGATTCTAAACATA TCTCTCGTTTCcttgattttaaaatgtttagcCAAGGCGATCATCCTGGTCGTGTGTGTAGTCACTGAAAATGACTTACAAAGAACTGCCGCCCATTATTGGTTCATTTTATGCTGGATATTTACG AACAGGTGGCATGTATGGTCGGGAATCTTTGTTTCTCTATACGGCTAA
- the LOC119553448 gene encoding uncharacterized protein LOC119553448 isoform X5: protein MCFCPTLALKIGLLILIPITAGCNAAQIAKDVTLLNVLKGASHTILIVSLSMSAIILVTLIVLLYATICTKLRILYGVLIIFAVNCAVKLILIFVSISIEINPKQTAAHIWLTVCWFVSFFCLASIVLYCIRLHELAEEANLAT from the exons ATGTGTTTTTGTCCCACGCTTGCTCTTAAAATCGGTCTTCTCATTCTAATACCTATTACCGCA GGATGTAATGCCGCTCAAATAGCAAAAGACGTTACTTTATTGAACGTATTGAAGGGTGCCAGTCATACCATTCTTATCGTTAGCCTGTCTATGTCCGCGATCATACTGGTAACTCTTATTGTATTGCTGTATGCGACGATCTGTACTAAGCTTCGGATACTATACGGG GTGCTTATAATTTTTGCAGTGAACTGCGCAGTAAAGCTGATCCTTATTTTCGTGTCtatttcaattgaaataaatCCAAAACAGACGGCCGCCCATATTTGGCTCACAGTGTGCTGGTTTGTTTCG TTTTTCTGCCTGGCCTCCATTGTTTTGTACTGTATTCGATTACATGAGCTGGCCGAAGAAGCTAACTTGGCCACCTAA
- the LOC119553448 gene encoding uncharacterized protein LOC119553448 isoform X3, which produces MCICSTTGLKITLLILIHVAAGFNAAQLAKDITMLDKLVGHHHIVLIISITLCVIILIVLIAAVYAAIRHHILILNISLVSLILKCLAKAIILVVCVVTENDLQRTAAHYWFILCWIFTVFDLIIFMRTELHQSVVLIRTGGMYGRESLFLYTAKRKLEKCRLRWNF; this is translated from the exons ATGTGCATTTGTTCCACGACTGGGCTAAAAATAACGCTTTTAATTCTAATACATGTAGCCGCA GGATTTAATGCCGCACAATTGGCAAAGGACATTACCATGCTGGATAAACTAGTGGGTCACCATCATATTGTTCTTATCATAAGTATAACCTTATGCGTCATCATACTGATTGTTCTTATAGCTGCAGTATATGCAGCGATTCGGCATCACATCTTGATTCTAAACATA TCTCTCGTTTCcttgattttaaaatgtttagcCAAGGCGATCATCCTGGTCGTGTGTGTAGTCACTGAAAATGACTTACAAAGAACTGCCGCCCATTATTGGTTCATTTTATGCTGGATATTTACGGTATttgatttaattatatttatgagAACTGAACTCCATCAATCAGTGGTTTTAATTAGAACAGGTGGCATGTATGGTCGGGAATCTTTGTTTCTCTATACGGCTAAGAGAAAACTTGAGAAATGCCGACTAAGATGGAATTTTTAG
- the LOC119553448 gene encoding uncharacterized protein LOC119553448 isoform X2, protein MFTEENVTMPNNQVDQRGNRSVFLWELRISGVMIFPWWLTSIALNFVNIYNYYFKLKKFKKCWNCLYNIYMNIGIATSVFTTPILCLALPFVCLQKPRVIRIYVPCLGLATLMEFMMAVVFTYEYPGISDVLRVWNNQRSMEFFEVNYKCCGVLGPDDYVAASMALPKTCYKNRSGLPKDIYTTGCSTQFFISEKIPYSEIASGIVRLLYLWKQCQSGKTYFW, encoded by the exons ATGTTCACAGAAGAGAACGTTACTATGCCAAATAACCAAGTGGATCAGAGGGGAAATCGAAGTGTATTCTTATGGGAGCTAAGGATCAGTGGCGTCATGATCTTCCCATGGTGGCTAACCTCTATA GCTCTAAACTTTGTAAACATTTATAATTactattttaaattgaaaaaattcAAGAAATGTTGGAATTGTTTATACAATATCTATATGAACATCGGGATCGCCACTTCGGTTTTTACTACGCCAATTCTCTGTTTGGCCCTGCCCTTTGTGTGTTTACAGAAACCTCGAGTAATTCGCATT TACGTTCCCTGTCTTGGCTTAGCCACTCTGATGGAGTTCATGATGGCTGTGGTGTTTACCTACGAATACCCAGGCATCAGTGATGTACTGCGAGTGTGGAATAATCAAAGGAGTATGGAATTCTTCGAAGTAAAT TATAAATGTTGTGGAGTCTTGGGACCCGATGACTATGTCGCGGCTTCAATGGCTCTTCCAAAGACCTGCTACAAGAATCGCAGTGGTCTACCCAAGGATATTTACACCACTGGTTGCTCaacacaattttttatttcggAAAAAATCCCCTACAGCGAGATTGCCTCCGGAATAGTTAGG CTATTATACCTTTGGAAGCAGTGTCAATCTGGTAAAACTTATTTCTGGTAA
- the LOC119554396 gene encoding uncharacterized protein LOC119554396 isoform X1: MCVCPPIALKIALLLSIAANIALTSMEMYNNSDSKQVILTVNLVACFIALLFLALGVYGAIMNHIVIIRMLLFVLVVFCLFKIIMWIVCANLSPALSDAVIHIWFMVNTAASSARLLFSCSGCVCMSLHENFKWAISLRKNKNFLNLILSISL, encoded by the exons ATGTGCGTTTGCCCACCGATTGCATTAAAGATCGCACTGCTGTTATCAATCGCCGCAAACATA GCCCTAACTAGCATGGAAATGTATAATAATAGCGATTCCAAGCAGGTTATACTAACCGTAAACTTGGTGGCCTGCTTCATTGCGCTTCTTTTCTTGGCCCTGGGAGTTTATGGAGCGATAATGAATCATATCGTAATTATTAGGATG CTGCTGTTCGTTTTGGTAGTGTTCTGTTTGTTTAAGATAATTATGTGGATAGTCTGTGCGAATCTGTCGCCAGCTCTGTCCGATGCCGTCATTCATATTTGGTTCATGGTCAACACGGCGGCTTCG TCTGCGCGGCTTTTGTTTTCATGTTCTGGATGCGTCTGCATGAGCTTACACGAGAATTTCAAATGGGCTATTAGTCTGaggaagaataaaaattttttaaatctaatCTTAAGTATATCGCTTTGA